The DNA region GCCCTCACACCACAGGCCTCGAGTTCGATATCAGTAAACTCTCTCGAAGCATTTGAGGTCACAACAAGCTGATGCTCTTTGCCCAATAGCTCCAAGACTGCAGGTACCTCTGGAAAGGTCATTATCTCATGTTCGAGACTTTTCAATAGCCCATTCCAGTTCTCTCCCAGATCAAAGAACCTGAACCAGTACTTGATGTCATACCACTCTCTTCTTCCTTCACCCAATTTGGCATATTCCTCAAACACACACTTCTTGGCCTGTTCCAGAGGTATTTTCTTTCTCAGGGAGTACAGTCCAGGGATACCTTCGCTCCAAACAAGCTCAGTAAACCTGCCTCCTGTAACGGTTCCGTTCATATCGAAAGAAACTACTTTCACTGCAGGGACATCGTTCAACTTCAAATCACCTATCATGCAGACGCATGAATCTCTTCCAGACAAGTATACCAATCCATTTTGACCAGCCCTTCTGCCTCCTTAACCCTTTGCTATCAGGCCCTTGCCCTCCAGGTCATTGGCAACATCACCCAACCCCAGTTCCTCAAGTTTAGCCCTTGTCTGGAGCCCTGTCGCGACGTCCCACTGCCTGAGCTGATAGTACTCGTCTTTCATCCTCTCAAACTCCGCCCTGTCAACTACCGCACCCTTCCGCGAGATCACCGCCCCTGCCTTTCCAGGTACTATGCACTCAGTGTTCGTCGAGTTCGCTTTTAAGGGCCTGATGTGCCAATCGTCGGGCAGTTTGTCATCTTCTCTGCCCCCACGCCCCTCTCTAACCAGTATCGACCTCTGTAAATTGAAGACTCTCTCGCCGACACGGTAGAGTCCCTCTTCATCCACTTCATCACCGGTGACAGCCGAAAGGATCTGGCTTTCCAGCGTAGGATCGCCTACATGGTCACGGGAATGTTTGCTGTCCATGATAGGCCATACCCAGTCACAAAGGACAAGGCATTCCTTGGCATACTCCCGATCCTGGATCTTCCTGGCCGCCATGGCCTTCCCCTCCCACGTAGAGAAATCGGCGGCTATTTCACCTCCCCAGAATCTCTCAGCAATAGCACGCAGTACCCCGGTGGAGACATGAGCCTCCTTGACCTTGTTGACCCAGCTTACCCACTGGGCCAGAGGAAGACCAACGGCATGGAGTTGCTGTATGGGCTCCCTCGGCTCAGTGGCCCATAGCAGCGCTGTCGTAATATACAGTCTGGGATCGTATGGATCACTATGCCTGATCTGCGATTCCGCCCCGGTGCCTATGGAGCGGGCAGCTTTCGCCATGCCCTGAGCCAGGATATCTCCAAAGCCTTCCCGAAGCGATATCTTCCTGACGAGGGTCTCCATAAACTCCAGGCTGCCCAGGCTGGAGAGGGGTATGCCGGTGTTCTCGTCGGTGAGTATGCCGGCTCTGTAACATCTGTTCAGCCAAGCCAGCATCATATCAATGGCCCATGTATCGATCCCATAGTCGTCACAGAGTCTATTGACGTAAAAGGGGACATCGTTCTGGCTGCCATAATATCTGTAGGCCCATGGCTGATAGAAAAGGGCTGACTGACACATGAACTTCCCCTTCTGCCCATTCTCAGCGCTGTGCACTACTCTGAGGCAGTTGCCCAGACAGCCATAGCAGGGGTCCTTCTTTGTTCCGGGCCCGGTTACCTGGAAATCCGTACCCCATGCAGTGAAAACGCCTCTCTCCAATCCACGAAAGTATCTGGTCAGCTCTCCCAGTGTTTCCGGTTTGGCGATCTTCACCTGCCTCTTGTCACCTTCTACCACAATGGCCTTTAGCTTCTTTGAACCCATTACAGCTCCCAGTCCCCCGGAGCCGCTGGCATCATTATCAGCGAGCATACTGGCCATGGTAACCATGTTTTCACCAGCAGGGCCTATGGATACTACTCGCGCCGAGCTTCCCAATCTGGTTTTCAGGGTTTGCCTCGTCTCAATGGCCCCTTTTCCCCATACCGCAGAGGCATCGTTCAATTCAGCCATACCATCGTGAAGAAAAAGGTAAACCGGACTTTCCGACTTGCCCTGAACCACAATGGCATCGTAGCCAGCGAATTTTAGCTCGGCTCCCCACCGTCCCCCCAGGTTGCTGTAGCAGAACTGCTGAGGGGTGGGCACAGGTGATTTTCCACAGATGGTCCACCTCGATCCACCCAGTACCGGGATTCCCGCCAAGGGGCCATTGGCAAATATCAGCCTGTTTGCCGGATCAAAGGCATTAACCTCTGGCGGAACCTCATCCCAGTAGACCTTAGCAGCAAGGCCTCTTCCTCCAAGAAATCTGCCAGCGTAGTCCATCGTGGAGACCTCACTGGTATTCCCCGAGGACAAATCCACCTTCAGTATCTTTCCGGCATATCCGAATGCAGACAATTGCTACCCCGCCATTCAAAGATGTTCTGGCTTCCAGAGTACTGCTTAAATTATACACTTCCAGAGCACGCATCTCGTCCTGATCTGTAGATATAGATAAAGGTTGATAACAACAAAAGCGCCTTGCATCAGAGCCGCATGTTGCCTATCATTATTTAATAAGCCGCATGACAACTTGCCCCCAGAACTCGACTGACCCTCAGGATGGAGGGCCTACG from Chloroflexota bacterium includes:
- a CDS encoding HAD family hydrolase translates to MIGDLKLNDVPAVKVVSFDMNGTVTGGRFTELVWSEGIPGLYSLRKKIPLEQAKKCVFEEYAKLGEGRREWYDIKYWFRFFDLGENWNGLLKSLEHEIMTFPEVPAVLELLGKEHQLVVTSNASREFTDIELEACGVRAYFMSVFSAASDFGEVKKTPDVYLKVCQLLAVKPEQVAHVGDHYTFDFVVPRQLGIHAFYLDRQGKEQGNFVVHDLAEFSQRIRSG